A DNA window from Hevea brasiliensis isolate MT/VB/25A 57/8 chromosome 2, ASM3005281v1, whole genome shotgun sequence contains the following coding sequences:
- the LOC110671107 gene encoding polygalacturonase isoform X2, producing MAHTLSFLAFTLFSILFASSPPAIAEPAQYSVQSYGAKPDGTTDSTKAFLSAWDQVCGSTAPASLYVPSGKFSLGKATFQGPCKNSAIVVTIDGTLVAPSDYSSIGDENNWIIFKDVDGVTVSGGILDGQGTGLWSCKASGKSCPEGVTSLEFSNSNNIEINGLASQDSQKFHIVINSCQNVIVQNVKVSAASNSPNTDGIHVESSTGVTILNSKIGTGDDCVSVGPGTANLWVENVACGPGHGISLGKKLEEERVQNVTVKTTTFTGTENGVRIKTWARPSNGFARNILFQHAVMINAKNPIVIDQNYCPDDKNCPNQESGVKISDVTYQDIHGSSATEVGVKLDCSTKYPCTGIELEDVKLTYNNQPAEASCINAAGTVSGFVQPSSCL from the exons ATGGCACACACACTGAGCTTTCTTGCTTTTACGCTTTTCTCCATTTTATTTGCTTCATCACCTCCTGCCATTGCAGAACCTGCACAATATAGCGTGCAGAGTTATGGTGCCAAGCCTGATGGCACAACTGACTCAACCAAGGCCTTTCTTTCTGCATGGGACCAGGTCTGTGGTTCTACGGCACCTGCCTCTCTATACGTGCCTTCAGGGAAGTTTTCTCTAGGCAAAGCGACCTTTCAGGGCCCCTGCAAGAACAGTGCCATTGTAGTTACTATCGATGGTACCCTTGTGGCTCCATCAGATTATTCGTCTATTGGTGATGAAAATAATTGGATAATATTTAAGGATGTTGATGGGGTTACCGTTTCCGGTGGCATACTTGACGGCCAAGGCACTGGCTTGTGGTCTTGCAAAGCCTCCGGCAAGAGTTGCCCCGAAGGCGTAACG TCATTAGAATTTTCCAATTCCAATAATATTGAAATCAATGGATTAGCATCACAAGATAGCCAGAAGTTTCACATTGTCATCAACAGCTGCCAGAATGTGATAGTACAAAATGTGAAAGTCTCTGCCGCCAGCAATAGCCCAAACACCGATGGTATTCACGTTGAATCATCAACCGGTGTCACAATCTTGAATTCCAAGATTGGTACAGGTGATGATTGTGTATCAGTTGGCCCTGGCACGGCCAATTTATGGGTTGAAAATGTTGCTTGTGGACCTGGCCATGGAATCAG TTTAGGCAAGAAACTTGAAGAAGAAAGAGTGCAAAATGTAACTGTCAAGACTACTACCTTTACTGGCACTGaaaatggtgtgaggattaaaacTTGGGCGAGACCCAGCAATGGTTTTGCTAGGAACATTCTATTCCAACATGCTGTTATGATCAATGCCAAAAATCCAATTGTGATTGATCAAAATTATTGTCCTGACGACAAAAATTGTCCTAACCAG GAATCCGGTGTTAAAATTAGCGACGTGACGTACCAAGACATCCATGGATCATCAGCAACAGAAGTGGGAGTGAAATTGGATTGTAGCACCAAGTATCCCTGCACTGGGATTGAATTAGAGGATGTGAAACTGACTTACAATAATCAGCCAGCTGAAGCTTCCTGTATCAATGCCGCAGGGACAGTTTCTGGTTTCGTTCAGCCATCAAGCTGTCTGTAG
- the LOC110671107 gene encoding polygalacturonase isoform X1: MAHTLSFLAFTLFSILFASSPPAIAEPAQYSVQSYGAKPDGTTDSTKAFLSAWDQVCGSTAPASLYVPSGKFSLGKATFQGPCKNSAIVVTIDGTLVAPSDYSSIGDENNWIIFKDVDGVTVSGGILDGQGTGLWSCKASGKSCPEGVTSLEFSNSNNIEINGLASQDSQKFHIVINSCQNVIVQNVKVSAASNSPNTDGIHVESSTGVTILNSKIGTGDDCVSVGPGTANLWVENVACGPGHGISIGSLGKKLEEERVQNVTVKTTTFTGTENGVRIKTWARPSNGFARNILFQHAVMINAKNPIVIDQNYCPDDKNCPNQESGVKISDVTYQDIHGSSATEVGVKLDCSTKYPCTGIELEDVKLTYNNQPAEASCINAAGTVSGFVQPSSCL, translated from the exons ATGGCACACACACTGAGCTTTCTTGCTTTTACGCTTTTCTCCATTTTATTTGCTTCATCACCTCCTGCCATTGCAGAACCTGCACAATATAGCGTGCAGAGTTATGGTGCCAAGCCTGATGGCACAACTGACTCAACCAAGGCCTTTCTTTCTGCATGGGACCAGGTCTGTGGTTCTACGGCACCTGCCTCTCTATACGTGCCTTCAGGGAAGTTTTCTCTAGGCAAAGCGACCTTTCAGGGCCCCTGCAAGAACAGTGCCATTGTAGTTACTATCGATGGTACCCTTGTGGCTCCATCAGATTATTCGTCTATTGGTGATGAAAATAATTGGATAATATTTAAGGATGTTGATGGGGTTACCGTTTCCGGTGGCATACTTGACGGCCAAGGCACTGGCTTGTGGTCTTGCAAAGCCTCCGGCAAGAGTTGCCCCGAAGGCGTAACG TCATTAGAATTTTCCAATTCCAATAATATTGAAATCAATGGATTAGCATCACAAGATAGCCAGAAGTTTCACATTGTCATCAACAGCTGCCAGAATGTGATAGTACAAAATGTGAAAGTCTCTGCCGCCAGCAATAGCCCAAACACCGATGGTATTCACGTTGAATCATCAACCGGTGTCACAATCTTGAATTCCAAGATTGGTACAGGTGATGATTGTGTATCAGTTGGCCCTGGCACGGCCAATTTATGGGTTGAAAATGTTGCTTGTGGACCTGGCCATGGAATCAG CATTGGAAGTTTAGGCAAGAAACTTGAAGAAGAAAGAGTGCAAAATGTAACTGTCAAGACTACTACCTTTACTGGCACTGaaaatggtgtgaggattaaaacTTGGGCGAGACCCAGCAATGGTTTTGCTAGGAACATTCTATTCCAACATGCTGTTATGATCAATGCCAAAAATCCAATTGTGATTGATCAAAATTATTGTCCTGACGACAAAAATTGTCCTAACCAG GAATCCGGTGTTAAAATTAGCGACGTGACGTACCAAGACATCCATGGATCATCAGCAACAGAAGTGGGAGTGAAATTGGATTGTAGCACCAAGTATCCCTGCACTGGGATTGAATTAGAGGATGTGAAACTGACTTACAATAATCAGCCAGCTGAAGCTTCCTGTATCAATGCCGCAGGGACAGTTTCTGGTTTCGTTCAGCCATCAAGCTGTCTGTAG
- the LOC110671122 gene encoding polygalacturonase-like, with amino-acid sequence MANIMLHYLLFLVFFWSSFRASNGAYNVESFGAKPDGLTDSTQAFLKAWSAACGSTGPATLYVPSGSFLVKPIVFNGPCKNKILFWIDGKILAPTNYWSFGSSGFWILFYQISWVTIQGGILDARGGSFWACRNAGKVCPPGARSISFVASRNVVVSGLTSINSQIIHIAIDQCRNILLEKLKITASSLSPNTDGIHMQSSIGITITNTTIKTGDDCISIGPGSMNVRIQRITCGPGHGISVGSLAEHTHEDGVQNVTVTSAVFTGTQNGVRIKSWGRPSSGFANNIIFQNIIMKNAYNPIIIDQKYCPSGHGCPNQNSGVKISGVTYKNIRGTSATQVAMNFVCSSSNPCTGIKLQGIKLTYFNRAAATSSCVNAHGTTSGFVLPPSCF; translated from the exons ATGGCCAATATCATGCTTCATTATCTTCTTTTCCTCGTCTTCTTTTGGTCTTCCTTCCGAGCATCCAATGGAGCCTACAATGTGGAAAGCTTTGGAGCAAAACCAGACGGCTTGACTGATTCTACACAAGCATTTCTGAAGGCCTGGTCGGCTGCTTGTGGGTCAACAGGGCCGGCCACTCTGTACGTTCCTAGTGGGAGTTTCTTGGTTAAGCCGATTGTGTTTAATGGTCCATGCAAGAATAAGATATTGTTTTGGATTGATGGGAAGATTTTAGCACCTACAAATTACTGGTCTTTTGGCAGTTCTGGATTTTGGATATTGTTTTATCAGATTTCCTGGGTTACCATCCAGGGTGGCATTCTTGATGCTAGAGGGGGTAGCTTTTGGGCTTGCCGGAATGCTGGAAAGGTTTGTCCGCCTGGTGCTAGG TCCATATCATTCGTGGCGTCAAGAAATGTGGTTGTTAGCGGATTAACATCGATCAACAGCCAGATAATTCACATTGCAATAGACCAATGCCGTAATATTCTGCTTGAAAAACTAAAGATTACTGCCTCCAGCTTGAGTCCCAATACCGATGGAATCCACATGCAATCTTCTATTGGAATCACCATTACAAACACCACCATCAAGACTGGTGATGATTGCATTTCAATAGGTCCTGGCTCCATGAACGTCAGGATACAAAGAATTACCTGTGGCCCTGGACATGGAATCAg TGTTGGCAGTCTAGCCGAGCATACCCATGAAGATGGCGTCCAAAATGTGACAGTAACATCTGCAGTTTTCACAGGCACTCAGAACGGTGTTAGGATAAAATCATGGGGAAGGCCCAGCTCTGGCTTtgctaataatattattttccaaAACATCATCATGAAGAATGCCTATAATCCTATCATCATCGATCAGAAGTACTGCCCCAGTGGCCATGGCTGTCCTAATCAG AATTCAGGTGTGAAGATAAGTGGGGTGACATATAAGAACATAAGAGGAACATCAGCGACACAAGTAGCTATGAATTTTGTATGCAGTTCAAGTAATCCATGCACAGGAATAAAATTGCAAGGCATAAAGCTTACATATTTCAATAGAGCTGCCGCAACATCATCTTGTGTTAATGCACATGGCACCACTTCTGGATTTGTCCTTCCACCAAGTTGTTTCTGA